One region of Intestinimonas massiliensis (ex Afouda et al. 2020) genomic DNA includes:
- a CDS encoding putative polysaccharide biosynthesis protein — protein sequence MKLSRTSMLYGTLLLTATGLFSQLLGFIYRILLSRLIGAEVMGLYQLVMPVYSVLLSVTAVGLTAAVSSLTSEYQALGNLRAAGQVLRRCLAALFLLLVLPCLAVVLFSDAISVYLLGDARTRLGLVLLLPCLLLTGVENLHKHAFYGSGLIRPPACTEMLEQLVRTVAVLGLLVLFLPQSPERTVGLIVAGMVICEVFSSCTLTLLHRRYTRRLPPDRGRGESGRVLDRRILHIAVPIGLTALLGNLMGSVCAILIPQRLVAGGMEVSAAISAFGVMFGMSLPLLNLPTAFIAALGLVLVPKLAESAALGRRSEVHRRVSKAMLGTSVLMLPAMAFLVVLGPTLGAVLFRESSVGNYLAPLSVGVVLSCYQSVLSCSLNGVGRQPAAARNALISGAVELVIVFLTVGIPGVGLRGYVWAFLISALVGVVLGAVSLRRATGLRLQIFLWITAPGLAALLMGLCINLLFRVLLDQGCDGLPAALVCLAFGAVLYLSALYAQGLPVSQLFRLRRS from the coding sequence TTGAAACTGAGCCGCACATCCATGCTTTACGGTACGCTGCTGTTGACGGCCACCGGACTTTTTTCCCAGCTTCTGGGTTTTATTTACCGTATCCTCCTCTCCCGCCTCATCGGTGCGGAGGTCATGGGCCTCTACCAGCTCGTTATGCCGGTCTATTCGGTGCTGCTGTCCGTAACCGCCGTGGGCCTGACGGCGGCGGTGTCCAGCCTCACCTCGGAATACCAGGCTCTGGGCAACCTCCGGGCCGCCGGACAGGTGCTCCGGCGGTGTCTGGCCGCCCTGTTCCTCCTGCTGGTCCTGCCCTGTCTGGCGGTGGTGCTGTTCTCCGACGCCATCTCCGTCTATCTGCTGGGCGACGCCCGGACCCGACTGGGGCTGGTGCTTCTTCTGCCCTGCCTTCTCCTCACCGGGGTGGAAAACCTCCACAAGCACGCCTTCTACGGCTCGGGCCTGATCCGTCCTCCCGCATGCACGGAGATGCTGGAGCAGTTGGTGCGCACCGTGGCGGTGCTGGGGCTGCTGGTGCTCTTTCTCCCCCAGAGCCCCGAGCGGACCGTGGGGCTCATTGTGGCGGGCATGGTGATCTGCGAGGTCTTTTCCTCCTGCACCCTCACGCTCCTCCACCGGCGGTATACCCGCCGCCTGCCCCCGGACCGGGGCCGCGGCGAGTCCGGCCGGGTCCTGGACCGCCGCATCCTTCACATCGCCGTACCCATCGGCCTGACCGCCCTGCTGGGCAACCTGATGGGTTCGGTGTGCGCCATCCTCATTCCTCAGCGGCTGGTGGCCGGCGGGATGGAGGTCTCCGCCGCCATCTCCGCTTTCGGGGTCATGTTCGGCATGTCCCTGCCCCTGCTGAACCTGCCCACCGCCTTCATCGCCGCGCTGGGCCTGGTGCTGGTGCCCAAGCTGGCCGAGAGTGCCGCCCTGGGCCGGAGATCCGAGGTCCATCGCCGGGTCTCCAAGGCCATGCTGGGCACCTCGGTGCTCATGCTGCCCGCCATGGCCTTTCTGGTGGTGCTGGGGCCCACCTTGGGCGCCGTCCTGTTCCGCGAGAGCTCCGTGGGAAACTACCTGGCTCCCCTGTCGGTGGGGGTGGTGCTCTCCTGCTATCAGTCGGTGCTCTCCTGCTCCCTCAACGGCGTGGGCCGCCAGCCCGCCGCCGCCCGCAACGCCCTCATCAGCGGCGCGGTGGAGCTGGTCATCGTCTTTCTCACCGTGGGCATCCCGGGCGTGGGGCTGCGGGGCTATGTGTGGGCCTTTCTCATCAGCGCCCTGGTTGGGGTCGTGCTGGGCGCCGTCTCCCTCCGCCGGGCCACCGGCCTCCGGCTCCAGATCTTCCTCTGGATCACCGCCCCCGGCCTAGCCGCCCTGCTCATGGGCCTGTGCATCAATCTGCTCTTCCGGGTGCTGCTGGACCAGGGCTGCGACGGCCTGCCCGCCGCCCTGGTCTGTCTGGCCTTCGGCGCCGTGCTCTATCTGTCCGCCCTCTATGCCCAGGGCCTTCCCGTTTCCCAGCTCTTCCGCCTGCGCCGCTCCTGA
- a CDS encoding SDR family NAD(P)-dependent oxidoreductase gives MKALITGASSGIGRDMARGLARRGYDLILVARRTERLEELGRTLPVQVQTISLDLAQKGNCRALYEQVKDQDLDILINNAGRGLFGPFDETDLEEELAMLDINIRCTHILTKLFLPDFKRRNKGHILNVASSAAFLPGPLLSSYYASKAYVLRLSEAISEELRRAGSQVKISVLCPGPVRTEFNDVAGVRFSIRGLPSPSVAEYAIDRMLRGRLVIVPGLDMKLAHLGAHLAPDQLLLRICWHMQKRKQG, from the coding sequence ATGAAAGCACTGATCACCGGTGCCAGCTCCGGCATTGGCCGGGACATGGCCCGCGGCCTGGCCCGGCGGGGCTATGATCTGATTCTGGTGGCCCGGCGCACCGAGCGGCTGGAGGAGCTGGGCCGTACCCTTCCCGTGCAGGTCCAGACCATCTCCCTGGATCTGGCACAAAAGGGCAATTGCAGGGCTCTGTATGAGCAGGTGAAGGACCAGGACCTCGACATTCTGATCAACAACGCAGGTAGGGGGCTCTTCGGCCCCTTTGATGAGACCGACCTGGAGGAGGAGCTGGCGATGCTGGATATCAACATCCGGTGTACCCACATCCTCACCAAGCTGTTTCTGCCCGACTTCAAGCGCCGGAACAAGGGCCACATCCTGAACGTGGCCTCCTCGGCGGCCTTTCTGCCCGGCCCCCTGCTCTCCTCCTATTACGCCTCCAAGGCCTATGTCCTCCGGCTGTCCGAGGCTATCTCCGAGGAACTCCGCCGGGCTGGCAGTCAGGTGAAGATCAGCGTCCTCTGCCCCGGCCCCGTCCGCACGGAGTTCAACGACGTGGCCGGCGTGCGCTTCAGCATCCGCGGCCTGCCCAGCCCCTCTGTGGCGGAATACGCCATCGACCGGATGCTTCGGGGCCGGCTGGTCATCGTCCCCGGCCTGGACATGAAGCTGGCCCATCTGGGGGCTCATCTGGCCCCGGACCAGCTTCTGCTGCGGATCTGCTGGCACATGCAGAAGCGTAAGCAGGGCTGA
- a CDS encoding pyridoxamine kinase has translation MNRTPRVAAVHDLSGLGRCSLSVILPVLSVMGIQCCPLPTAVLSAHTAFPAAKSASFLDLTPEMEQGTRHWRELGMDFDAIYSGFLGSARQISVLRQFIHDFRREDTLVLVDPVMGDHGKVYRTYTPEMCRLMGELAAQADLITPNATEAAILLEEDYANVPTTQVGMESWLARLSLDGRRSVVITGVSFAPGTVGAACLDCRTGKIRFAVARQEKGQFSGTGDLFASVVLGSILRGEQLPIATNRAVEFVQSCASSTLAAETPLIEGVQFEPKLKELLR, from the coding sequence ATGAACCGAACGCCACGGGTAGCAGCGGTCCATGACTTGTCCGGACTGGGCCGGTGCTCGCTGTCTGTGATACTGCCTGTCCTATCCGTCATGGGCATCCAGTGCTGCCCCCTGCCCACCGCAGTGCTGTCCGCCCATACGGCCTTCCCGGCGGCGAAGAGCGCCTCGTTTCTGGATCTGACGCCGGAGATGGAGCAGGGCACGCGGCACTGGCGGGAGCTGGGCATGGATTTTGACGCCATCTACAGCGGCTTTTTGGGCTCTGCCCGGCAGATCTCCGTCCTGCGCCAGTTTATCCACGACTTCCGCCGGGAGGATACGCTGGTGCTGGTGGACCCCGTTATGGGGGACCACGGCAAGGTCTACCGTACTTACACCCCGGAAATGTGCCGGCTTATGGGGGAACTCGCGGCGCAGGCCGACCTCATCACCCCCAACGCCACGGAGGCCGCCATCCTGCTGGAGGAGGACTACGCCAACGTGCCCACCACTCAGGTGGGCATGGAGAGCTGGCTGGCCCGGCTGTCGCTGGACGGTCGGCGCTCGGTGGTGATCACCGGCGTGAGCTTCGCGCCTGGCACGGTGGGGGCGGCCTGCCTGGACTGCCGCACCGGAAAAATCCGCTTTGCCGTGGCCCGGCAGGAAAAGGGGCAGTTTTCCGGTACGGGAGATCTCTTCGCCTCGGTGGTGCTGGGCTCCATCCTGCGGGGAGAGCAGCTCCCCATCGCCACCAACCGGGCGGTGGAGTTCGTGCAGTCCTGCGCCTCCAGCACACTGGCCGCCGAGACACCCCTGATTGAAGGGGTTCAGTTTGAACCAAAATTGAAGGAGCTTTTGCGGTAA
- a CDS encoding response regulator transcription factor, translating to MKILIIEDDKLLAEALQTLLEIKGFDVEVVYDGEDGTEYAETGIYDLLIMDVMMPKLNGYQVARQVRHRRVTTPILMLTAKSETQDRIEGLNAGADYYLTKPFDNMELLACINALLRRKGDQVDMLRYGNTTLDLTGYMLSTEKNSIRLSKKEFDVMRRLMQFQSRSIRKDVLLTQVWGYESNATENNVEAYVGFLRKKLKSIGSNLKIESIRLLGYHLEVTET from the coding sequence ATGAAGATATTGATTATAGAAGACGATAAGTTGTTGGCCGAAGCCTTGCAGACTTTGTTGGAAATCAAAGGCTTTGATGTGGAAGTGGTCTATGATGGCGAGGACGGCACGGAATACGCCGAAACCGGCATTTACGACTTACTCATCATGGATGTGATGATGCCCAAACTCAATGGGTATCAGGTTGCAAGGCAGGTGCGTCATCGCCGTGTCACAACGCCTATCCTGATGCTGACCGCCAAAAGTGAAACGCAGGATCGTATTGAAGGATTAAACGCCGGAGCGGACTATTACCTAACCAAGCCTTTTGACAACATGGAGCTGCTGGCCTGCATCAATGCCCTCCTGCGCCGCAAAGGAGATCAGGTGGACATGCTCCGATACGGAAATACCACGCTGGATCTGACTGGATATATGCTCAGTACAGAGAAAAACAGTATCCGCCTTTCCAAGAAGGAATTTGATGTGATGCGCCGCCTGATGCAGTTCCAAAGCCGCAGCATCCGCAAGGACGTATTGCTGACACAGGTGTGGGGATATGAGTCCAACGCCACAGAAAACAATGTAGAGGCCTATGTGGGATTCCTGCGAAAGAAACTGAAAAGCATTGGCTCGAATTTGAAGATCGAGTCCATCCGGTTGTTGGGGTATCATCTGGAGGTGACGGAGACATGA
- a CDS encoding sensor histidine kinase: MIKRLRIKFVCINMTIVTIMLCVIFGLVLHFTSVSMEKESIEMMQSVALDPLQLGIPGKGASGVRLPYFALQLGPGGELLASGGGYYDLTDRALLNELISLSSVQKTGVLSDYGLRYVRVVTPTMQCIVFADMSSEINTINNLLQNCLLIGAASFIIFLMISILLARWAVKPVAVAWEQQRQFVANASHELKTPLTVILSNAQMLAENVEDLELRKRMTASILTVSQQMKDLVTKLLNSAQVDQGIGAMQFSAVDLSHTVTNALLPFAPIFYEQGMELDSVVQDDIWVQGSQPHLIQVVNILLDNAQKYGVEHGHTRVTLRQQGKKSCLLTVANEGKALSGQELKNIFKRFYRADAARERTGSYGLGLSIAEGIVQAHRGKIWAESKDGVNTFLIQLPTTSVKP; encoded by the coding sequence ATGATTAAACGGCTGCGCATCAAATTCGTCTGTATCAATATGACCATCGTGACTATTATGCTCTGTGTGATTTTTGGCCTCGTTCTCCACTTTACCAGCGTTAGCATGGAAAAAGAGAGTATTGAAATGATGCAGTCCGTGGCGCTTGATCCGCTTCAACTCGGCATTCCCGGCAAAGGCGCTTCCGGTGTTCGGCTACCATATTTCGCGCTCCAGCTTGGCCCCGGCGGAGAGTTGCTGGCCTCCGGCGGCGGATATTACGATCTGACTGACCGGGCCTTGCTGAATGAACTGATCTCCCTGTCCTCTGTGCAGAAAACCGGAGTATTGTCCGACTATGGTCTGCGCTATGTCCGGGTGGTAACACCCACCATGCAGTGCATTGTGTTTGCGGATATGTCCAGCGAAATCAACACAATCAACAATCTGTTGCAAAATTGCCTGCTTATCGGCGCAGCCAGCTTTATCATCTTTTTGATGATCAGCATCCTGCTGGCACGTTGGGCGGTGAAGCCAGTGGCGGTGGCATGGGAGCAGCAGCGTCAGTTCGTGGCCAACGCATCCCATGAACTGAAAACACCTCTAACCGTGATCCTCAGCAACGCTCAGATGCTGGCAGAAAACGTCGAAGATCTGGAACTGCGGAAACGAATGACAGCAAGTATTTTGACGGTTTCGCAGCAGATGAAAGATCTGGTCACCAAGCTGCTCAACTCTGCGCAGGTGGATCAGGGTATCGGCGCCATGCAGTTTTCTGCCGTTGATCTAAGCCATACGGTTACCAATGCTCTCCTGCCCTTTGCTCCTATTTTCTATGAGCAGGGGATGGAACTGGACAGCGTGGTTCAGGATGACATTTGGGTTCAGGGAAGCCAACCGCATCTGATTCAAGTTGTGAATATTCTACTGGACAACGCACAGAAATACGGCGTCGAACACGGCCATACTCGCGTGACACTGCGGCAGCAAGGTAAAAAGAGCTGTCTGCTGACAGTGGCAAACGAGGGCAAGGCCTTGTCCGGCCAAGAACTGAAAAACATTTTCAAGCGGTTCTACCGGGCCGACGCCGCCCGGGAACGGACGGGCAGCTACGGCCTGGGCCTCTCCATAGCAGAGGGTATCGTACAGGCCCACCGGGGCAAGATCTGGGCGGAGAGCAAAGATGGCGTCAATACTTTCTTGATTCAATTGCCAACTACATCAGTAAAACCATAA
- a CDS encoding ABC transporter ATP-binding protein — MISVEHLTKCYGDFTAVDDLSFEIGEGHVYGFLGPNGAGKSTTMNIMTGCLSATAGHVRIDGYDIFDEPDKAKKLIGYLPEHPPLYMNETPLEYLTFVGEAKGLRGEELNRQIDTVIGLTKIEHMKHRRISALSKGYQQRVGIAQALLGNPKVIILDEPTVGLDPIQIIEIRDLIKELGKTHTVIFSSHILSEVQAICDQILMIAHGKLVAFDDPQKLEKTLLSSNEITLTTDATEDELREILSSVDHITEVTTGIVEEKWTVARIKTDHNNIYDLSRDVFLAFTKSKNVILEMSLKKGTLEDIFIELSEVEPDTQVATHDEAHESEVEEV, encoded by the coding sequence ATGATATCAGTTGAACACTTGACAAAATGTTATGGTGATTTCACGGCTGTGGACGACCTATCTTTTGAGATCGGAGAGGGCCACGTCTATGGCTTCCTGGGCCCCAATGGCGCAGGTAAGTCCACCACCATGAACATCATGACAGGCTGCCTGTCGGCAACGGCGGGCCATGTGCGGATTGATGGATACGACATCTTCGATGAACCGGACAAGGCCAAGAAGCTGATCGGCTATCTGCCGGAGCATCCCCCGCTGTATATGAATGAGACGCCCTTGGAGTATCTCACCTTTGTGGGTGAGGCCAAGGGGCTGCGGGGCGAGGAGCTGAACCGGCAGATCGACACGGTCATCGGTCTGACCAAGATCGAACATATGAAGCACCGCCGTATCTCCGCCCTCTCCAAGGGGTACCAACAGCGCGTGGGCATCGCCCAGGCGCTGTTGGGTAATCCCAAGGTCATTATTCTGGACGAGCCCACCGTAGGCCTCGACCCCATTCAAATCATTGAGATCCGTGACCTTATCAAGGAGCTGGGCAAGACCCATACCGTTATCTTCAGTTCCCACATTCTCTCCGAGGTGCAGGCCATCTGTGACCAGATCCTGATGATCGCTCATGGCAAGCTGGTAGCCTTTGATGACCCGCAGAAGCTGGAAAAGACGCTGCTCTCGTCCAACGAGATCACCTTAACCACTGATGCGACAGAGGATGAACTGCGCGAGATCCTCAGCAGCGTGGACCATATCACCGAGGTAACCACGGGAATCGTGGAGGAAAAGTGGACGGTCGCCCGTATTAAGACCGACCACAACAACATTTACGATCTGTCCCGTGATGTGTTTCTGGCCTTTACGAAGAGCAAAAATGTGATCTTGGAGATGAGCCTGAAAAAGGGTACACTGGAGGACATTTTCATTGAGCTGTCCGAGGTGGAGCCTGATACGCAGGTTGCCACTCATGATGAGGCACACGAAAGCGAGGTGGAGGAAGTATGA